The Callospermophilus lateralis isolate mCalLat2 unplaced genomic scaffold, mCalLat2.hap1 Scaffold_314, whole genome shotgun sequence DNA window ACACTCCTAGGTCAGTCTCCATCCCAAAATCTTACCAAATGGGTGGAATGTATTTAGATGAGGATGCTGATTCTCTTCAGATAGCTGTTTATCTGCGGTTCCCCTTACACAGGATTGCAGATACATGAAGGGTTCTTCACAGTGACAGCACCACCTAGTGGTTGCCTGCCATCCTTTCCCATCTCTCCAGACTGTCATGTGGAACTGGGTAAGATCATGTTAAACCATAACGGCCTACCCGGCTCCTGCACTTCTAGGATTCGGATCACCTTTACACACAAAGGCCTTTGACCTGCAAAAGAGTCCCAAGGTTAAGCAACGACTCAAAATACACTCCAGAATCACTATGCACACCAGAAAGGAAAGGGAGGAAAATTAGCTTCAGAGGTCTCTTCCTCCTCTGCCTCAGTGCTTCTGATCCTTGGGCCACCCTGAGAATCCTTCAGTTATGAAGGTACTGACCCTGGAACCCCATGCAGACAATTGCAGAAGCCCTGCTGAGCCTGAGGTCAGAAGAAGGTCAACACAGCACTGACTCCTCATAGAACTCAGAGACTTACATAAGGCAAACAATCAATGACAATAACCAGGAGGTGGAGGAACTGCTATTTCTTGAGATCTGTACCCTGTACCAAGCAACTGCACTAGGCCCTTTACATATCTTGCTTGCATGCATTTTACAAGTGTGTTAAATCTTTCTCAAAGTGAGGCAAGTTCCAGATGGcacataacatgttcaatatgcctACTGTGTGCTAATCCCTCTAAATGCATTTGCTCATTTAGTCCTCAACACCCTACAACAGGAGAGGTATTCATATCTCCATTTTTCAGGTGGAGAAACTGAGACACATATGTAAGGACCTACAGCTGGCAGATGGAAgaactgagatttgaacccaagcAATCCAGTTTCAGGAATTAAATTGCTATTAATCATAGTGACATAACCTGGGTCATGTCCCAGACTACCTCCTAGTCTCagagacaaaaagaaaatgtacaaATACTGACCAGGGAAGAAGACTATGTAATTGGATGCTCATAATACATTTACTTATTGACTCCTTTCAGTAAATTCTCCCTGATTGACATGCtacgtcaggtgtggtgggtgcaTAGATGGGGaagagaaagggagccaggttagactTTTGCACAGTTGACTCAGGATGAGGTGAGAGGTGTTGAGACTTTGGGACAAGAAACAAGATCCAGGCACAGTGAGCAGGAAGTGCTCAGACCCTGGTCTAACTGGGTCTGAGGACTACCTCTCTGCCTTGCAAAATGATGAATTCTCAGCAAAAAATCTAAAAAACTCCACCCATTTTCTCCCCTTAATTTAATGCCTCCTCCCTAGGAAGAGAAGAGAAATAAATGCTGGCTGATGGGAGGTCAGGCAGGGATAACAGCTTGTAGCAAAAACAGGACTCGGTCCTCATGGTGGAGGACTCCAGATAGATGGACCGGAGCTGCCAACTAATGATCAACTGTGCACACTGCACCAGACATTTCCAGGGTCCCGCTTTCCTGCCCAGGTGCAGAAGGAAGGCCTAAGATAGCTGAATCCTTTGGTCCTTAAGCAGTCTTGAGAGGGGCACTAATATCTCCCTGTTTTGCAAATGAAGAGGAGAATGAGACTCTGAGAGGTGACATGAAGTAGTAATAATTTTCATTTACCATTTGTCAGGCACCATGCTAAGCACTTTACATTCATTATCTCATTGAATCTTCTCTAGAATCCCATAAGTACTATTATTTACCcgctttttattatttatgtctCTAAAGACCATTTATTAAATAATAGTGCCCCCTTCTTTTTTATGCCATTTACTCGGAGAAACCAAGTCATTCTAGAGAATGTCTCATGACACAACCTGGATTCAGCTGATAGCTCATCATAGAATCTCTTCACTTATCTTAAGCCtgcatattttctatatgctagcATGTAGCTCTAAAAGTTCAATTAAATTCAGGTTCGATTGTTTAAGGCAAGCTTAGTACATATTCACTTTCTCTTATATCTGATCAGGAGGCACACAATGTTTGGTGGTCCTGTCTATTGTCGATAAGATTTCACAATgttaaagccatgaaaaaatgttGACTTTCTAAGATTAGTGTTCCCTTATTGTCTGGAACTCTTCCTTAAAgaagaatttcaggttctgagtatcAAGGGAGATGGAGCAACTATAGATCCTCTACAGAATACAGACAGCAGCTCCATGAGAACTCTGGAAAGCAGACTGTAGCAGCTAGATTGGGGAAGAAGACCAGAACGTGGAGAACCACTGAATCAACAGTGAGTtgacctcttttttttcttctcacccCCCCTCCCACACTCAGAGAAGTTGAGAATCCAGAAGCAGCTGCTATTTGGGGGCTTGAGGAATAGGAAAGGGGCCTCTTGAGAACAGACTTGGAGGCAGAGGCCCACCCTTCTTTTCCTAAGAAAGGGAAAGCTCCTCTCtaatcataaagggatagtctcaAGAGCACAGGTGAATCCCACTATATCTTTTCTCTTTACTCTCCTACAAATTGGCCCCAAATGCAAGTGCTATAGTTGCAGGAAGTGCATGTCAGAGGGTGGGTCAATAAAGGGGAATCTCTGGAAAGAAGAAAATGTCTGGGAGATGATGGTGACAAATGTGCTCAGAACAGTGAACCCATAAAATCATCTGTGAATGCCTAGACTCACCCCTAGGCATCACCTGCTCAGATCTGACCAAAGCAGTATACCATCAACTTTGAAAACTAACCTAAGAAATAGACCTTGGCCCACGTCCCAGACTGGCATATGGGTGGTATGCATGCAGAACAGATCCAAACAGCCTGACaacatctttaaaaaacaaacagccTGTAAGGCCACAGTCTACagaaggttgatcagaacttgTGACTGAACTCAACTTGGTCAATTGCTGGCTTAGAAATAAATTCTCACTAGAAGGTAAATAATATCtttcttataatatttaaaatatttgggaTAATTAGCATATGAATAACCAGAAAAGCCTCAATTTAGTTAATGTTAAGATAACACAGATGTTGAAATTACCTAACAAAGACTTTAAGGTACCTAAAAAATAAGGAAGTGCTAAAAAATAAGGATGAACATTTTTGAAGCAAATGGAAAGGTAGAAGGTCTCAGATAAgcaatacaaatataaaaaaaatgaaaaaattaaaaattagaaaacacatTAACCAAAAGTTTagcctcaggatgctgaggcagaagaattgaaagttcaaggccaggcccagcaacaacagaatgcattacaattcatattaaacacatagagcacaatttttcatatctctagatcAGATGGttacacacagaatgattccatttatatgatattctttaaaaagacaaaactgtagtaacagagaacagagagacTTTGTATACAAAGTCAAGTCACATCCTTCttgtcttcttacatgtacttaaggtaatgatgaccatcgcattccaccatctttcctacctctatgccccctcccttcccttttcccctttgtcctatctagagttcatttaacacacacacacacacacacacacacacacacacagagcatattatggatcagcatccttaaatcagagaaatcatttggcatttggttttttgggataggctaatttcacttagaattatattctccagcttcatccatttacctgcaaaagtcataattttattctcttttaatgctgaataatgttccatgtgtatatataccatattttcttttttttttgcactgaagTTATGTATTTTAACAGCTTTACATgtaatattcatatataaaaaacttttaagtgcttttctccaatttaaaaatctaaagaattcaaaaataaggcattcaatatttgaaaaaagtacAGATTTACAAAATGTGTATATTCTGTCATGAAAACTCCACACCAACATTATAcacttggaaaaaaaatacaaacaggaTATATTACAAATTTATGCAGCAATAACTTAGTTCACACCATGCAATAAAAAGTACATTAATCAAGATACACAAGCTTTTGTAGGTTCTAAACTGaaggacttttttctttttttctgcagAATCCTTAAAACCTGTGGCACTTAAAATTTGTTAGCCTTTCTACTGGGAGGTAAATTATACACAACAATGATGAAAAAGATTAACAGACCAGTTGTCTATTATGAATCATTCCAGCTTTGTTCAACAATGGCCGAAACTCTTTTTTCATATTCTCGTTTGTTTTCCTGATAAAGCTGTGCTGCCTGGCTATTAGCTGGACTATTTGGATTCGGTTCATCCAGCAGAGACTGAattgatgttaagatagaagatACATCATATGTTGGACTCCATCGATTCTGAAGGATATCTAAACATATGCTGCCATCAGCATACacatttggatgaaacattttggATAAAAACCTAACAGTTGGTGGTTTATTTGGATATTCTTCAGAAAATTCTATTACTAGTTTAAAAGTACCATCTTCAAAGGGTGTCCCTTCTGGTCCAAATATAACTGCATTCCACTGCatgatgttgttttcagatggtgCACCACTGACACCCACAGGTGGGTCCTCTTGCAATCGCTTGAAATCCCGCATGAGCCTCCTCCGGGCCGGGGTCGACATGCTCCCCAGCTGCCCCGCGGTCAGTCTGAAAGAAAAGAGTCCCGCgcagcccccccaccccccggcgCAGCGGCCGAATCCccatattttctttacccattcatttactgaagggtatctaagttggttccacagtttaattattgtgaattgtgctgctataaacattgatatggctatgaCCCTGTACTCTGCTgttcttaagtcctttgggtatagaccgaagagtgaaatagctgggtcaaatggtggtttcattcccagttttccaaggattctccatacagcttttcagctactggatgtagctcagtggtagaacacttgaccagcaagtgtgaggcactgggttcgatcctcagcaccacataaaaataaacaaaataaaggtattgtgtccatctacaactaaaattttttaaaaagaatagcaTTTACAATATCTCCAAATATATAAATCCAATAAAGCATTCACAGAATCTCTGTGATGAAAAcggtaaaacactgttgaaagaaatcaaagaactaAGCAAATGAAAAGTTATGCCATGTTTAAGGAATGAATGTTTCAAATAATAAAGATGTCAGTTATTctaaattgtttttaaatataatgCACTTTTTATCAAAATCTCAGCAGGATTTCTTGCAGCTAGAGATGAGCGGCTTCCAAAATTGTATGGAAGGCAAAGTTGAAAAAATACACTacatgaatatataattttactgagaaaaaaatttgcATATTATAATTCACTCACTtcaagcaattttttaaaatatttttttagaagttgatggacctttattttattcatttatttatatgcagtgctgagaattgaacccagggcctcacacatgctaggcaagtgctcttaccactgagccacaactccagcccccacttcaagcaatttttaataaatttgccaAATTATACAATCAAATGTTACGATTTAAAAATCAATagtagagatggaacccagggcctcacacatgctaggaaaacaCTGAGCTGGGTCccactccttttattttttattttgagacagagtatgGCTAAATTGCACAGGGTAGTctggaacttgcaaccctcctgcttcagcctcctgcgtATCTGGAGTTATAGGGATGCACCAGCATGCCTGTCTATGCTACCTAATTTGAAGACTTCTTATAAAGTCACAGGAATCAAGACAATGTGGTAAAGGGATAGACACAtaaaccaatggaatagaatagagaaGCCAAAATTAGACCCATACAAATATGGTCAGTTGGTTTTTCACAAAAGTACAAAGGAATGGTGAGATACCATCTTCCCAACAAATTGTGTTAGAACAGCTGGACATACATTTTTCTTAATCAAACTAAACTCTATaccttatacaaaaattaactcaaaatggatcacaggACTACATGTTTAAGGCAGAACTATttaacttttagaagaaaatgtagaagatctttatGACCTGGGAATTAGGCAAAGAATTCAGAAATATGACAGTAAAACCAAGATCCATAAGAAAAACCTGATAATTGGATTTCATCAAAATCTAAAATTTTTTCTCTGTAAAAGACTGTTATTAAAGTAAAAGATAAGCTATAAAGTGGGAGGGAAATATATGCAAATCACCTATTAACCAAGATCTGTAGCTGGAGTATGTAAAGTTTTCTCAaaattcaacaataagaaaagCACCCACTTTTTTTAAGTGTAAAAAACATCCAAGCAGGCATGTCACTGAAAAGGTATATGAATGGCAgataagcacatgaaaatatgttcaGCATCATTACccttcacagaaatgcaaattgaatCCATATACCTATAGGAGTACTATACACCATACACCTGTTAAAATGACTAAAATAAGAAATACTGAAAATACCAAGTCCTGGCATGGATATATGTGGAGCAACTGGAATTCTCATAAATTGCTGATGGGAATCCAAAATAGTACAGCCACTCTGGGAAACAGCTCAGCATTTTCTTATAGTTATAGTGAGACAGGGCAATCCACTTGTAGAAATTTACCTTAAAGAAGTGAAAGTCAAGGAAATGAAAGCTAAACCTGTGCAGGTATGTTTATAGTAGATTTATTCATAATTGTCAAAACCCAGAAACCACCCAAATATCTCTCAGGACAGAATGGATGATAAGACTAGGGTGCCTCCATATGATGGAATTCTACTCAGTAATAGGAAGGAATGATGTTGATACTTGAAACTACTTGGATGAATGTGAAAAACATGCAGAGTGAATGAAGGCTAGATCAGACGGTTACACACAGAATTATTCCATTTAGATGATATTctttaaaaagacaaaactgtAGTAACAGAGAACAAATTAGTACTTGTCAGGGATCAAGAGAAGGATGTGACAAAGGGATGGTAAAAGGGATTGGGGTGGGAGTGGGCATAACAGAACAGTTCTGCGTCTTGATTGTGGTGGTGATCAGATGAATCTATTCATATGTTAAAGTCTACAGAACTATACACCCAAAAAAGGTCCACTTTCACAGTACATTACtctaaaaactaaaatatttttgaaagaagCTGAATAGCAACTCATGTTGTGAGTTCTAATCGGGTATACTATTCAAAATACCAAAGAATTCAACAAGGAAAGTTTCTATTTATTTAAAGGACTGCTTTTATAATTTGCCAGTATTTACACAGCAGCCTGGTAGATGTATGACAGAAACAGCCCATCTCTCTGTCATGCCCCATGTTTGATTTGGGCAGCCAGTTACCCCAAGAAGTAAATAGTCTGGAGACTAATGGCTGGTTAGAAACATTGCTCTCTATGTCATTAAACGCCTCTTGGCATTTTGCAGACTAATCATGAATCTGGGGGAGCCCAAGTTAATGACCCtgggctgaaacctctgaaagtacaaagtaaaagaaatctttccttctcttaagttatttatctcagatattttgtcacagttaCACAAAGCTGATGAGCACAAGTCGATACCAGCCTGTTTTCCCCAAGACCCCTGTTATCACATAATGGGCTCATGATAACTAGTAGGCAAGCCCACATAGTAAAAGATGAGAATGAAAGTCAAATGTGAGACGGGTTCCCAGTCTTATTGTTCAGCAACTAAATTGTGCAGTGGGCAGCCTAAGTTGATCAGTTTCATAAAGCAGTTCTTCAGAAATTAAGCACCTGTTTGAGCAGTTTTTAAACTATCTGGGTTGTGACTTTGTACAAGATAGAACATGTGGACTATCTCACTTAGCCCCTGGCAAATACCACATGTACAATAAATAGTGGTTGCTATGATCACTGCAGTAACAACTTCAACCTATGGAAGGGATTTCACAGGGTGGGTTGTGAGACACTGGACTAATCACACACTGAATCCATTGTTACCTTAATAAAacttataaaagggctgggggtggagctcaatagtagagcatttgcctagcatgtgtaaggccctggcttcagtccctagcaacacacacacacacacacacacacacacacacacacacacagactattCCCCACTGTTTGGGTTGAATTTGGAGTGGAAACCAGGGATAAATAGAAAAGATCTCATTGGTTCATTCTTATGCTGATATTCTGTGGTCTTGGATTTAGAAAATTTCTTGGATGAACTGAAAAGGTAGGGACTAACTAAATGGATAGTCAGCAGTTATAATGGTGGGATCCCTGGTCAGCAAGCCTCTTGAGGGTATAGACAAAGTGTCTCATTTATTTATAGCCTGGTAACTAACACAAAATCTGGACTACCACAACTGCTCAGCAAGCAATTATTACATCTGTTAATAACTTCTACATCAAGTTCAACAATTGCTGAGGTCACCAGTGGTCCCTGTTTAGGGTAGCTTAGATTGAGAGAAGAATTATTGCATCCCATAAGCCTTATTTTtttagagttttttaatatttattttttaatttttggcggacacaacatctttgtttgtatgtggtgctgaggatcgaacccgggctgcacacatgccaggcgagcacgctaccgcttgagccacatccccagcctataagccttatttttgtttgtaaaatataaacatttttgtgCAGAATAACCCCATCATCCACTTTCAGCTTAATCTGATGCAACTTTTGTGTTTATGTATTTTTtggactgggaattgaacctaggtgtgcactaccactgagctacatccccaaaacttttatttcttattttgagaaagagtcttactaagtcactgaggctggcctaaaattttcaatccttctgcctcaacctcctgaatcactggattacaggcatgtactactctaaaaactaaaatatttttgcaaGAAGCTGAATAGCAACTCATGTTGTGAGTTCTAATCTGGTTTACTATTCAAAATACCAAAGAATTCAACAAGGAATTCAACCTggactgcacgcatgccaggcgagtgcactactgcttgagccacatccccagcccataagccTTATTTTTGTTATGGAGAAGTGACCCAAATGTTTGTAGCTACTGCTGTATTATCTTCTCTCTCCCAGCCTGCACATATGGCCCATGCATAATCTCCACCCCTGTCATCGTGGCCCAACTCCAATGCAACATTTATGGAACATCTACTATTACAAGTCAAGTTTTATGAACAACTTaccaagaaaattattttattaaaataaaacctacctactaagtACAAACTGAATACTCTTATCAAGCACAGATATTGTCAGTGCATGCTGTATTAGTTGCAGTTTTCCCAAGGCACAGAAAGACtataaagaattatggaggctgaAGTGTCCCAAGGTCTTTAGGGCGAATCAGGAAGCTGGAGAATTAAGGAAGTCAGTACTGTTGTTCCAGTCTGTCTGAAGGCATGAGACCTAAGAGACTGATAGTGTAGTTCCAGATTCAAAAGTGTCAGGCTCAAGCCCTAAGAAAATCTTCTGTTCcaaggagagagagcatcacacatTGAATGCTGATTTAGAGCACCACTCACTCATTTGTAGAACCTTGCCCTATCCCTGCAAGGTTTTGACACCTAGAGAGCACTGTATTGAGTCTTCTACAAGGCCATTCCAAAGTCCCATCCAGTTTCTTCAGGATGGTGGAAACATAGTAAGACCAGTGAATTCTATGACCATGAGCCCGTTATTGTACTTTATTTTCTGTGGAGTAAGTTCTTTGATCAGAAGCAACGTTGTGTGGAATACTGTGACCATGGATAGGGCATTCTTAAGTCCACAATATTAGTTTTGGTAGAAATAATTCATTCAGAGAAAATAAACAGATACCCAGAGTCAGGGCATTCCATTAACAACAGAATGCTGCTCGTTCTGTGATGACAGTGGTCCAATGTAATTAGCCTGCTATCAGGTAGCTGGTTGACTGCCCAGTGAATGCTGCTGTATCAGGGACTCATTGCTGGTCTCTGCCGCCGGCAGATTGGACACTCAGCGGCGGCTGTAGCCAGATCAGTCTTGATGAGTGAAAGTCCATGTTGTCGAGCCCATGCGTAATCTTCACCCCTGTCACCGTGGCCACTTTGTTCTTGAGCCCATTATGTGATAACAGGGGTCTCAGGGAAAACAGGCTGGTATCCACTTGTGCTCATCAGCTTTGTGtaactgtgacaaaatatctgagataaataacttaagagaaggaaagattttttttggTTTGCACTTTCAAAGGTTTCAGCCCAGGATCATTTGGCTTCGCTGTTTGGGGGCCTGTGGCAAGACAGAACATGTGGCAGGGAAGgcctggtggaggaagcctctCACCTCCTGGTAGCCAGCAAGCAAAGAAAGAGAGACCAGGGGTTCCAACATTCTCTTCAAAGGCATTCCCCCAGTGGCCCAGcttggccccacctcctaaagcttCCACCCCCCAACAACAGCACCACAGGCTCGGTGACCAATCCCTTGGCCTAGGGGCCTGTGGAGGACATTTAAGATCTAAACCCTAACAGGTAAATCCCATCTACTTAATTATTAAAATTCTCCTTGCTGAGGTTACTCTCTGGTGAATATTCACATAGCATAAATATCTTCACATTTTATGCCTATTAAAATAGGTCTATCTCCGAATTCCCTTGTAACCAATTTTCCAATCATAGttcatgcatgcctgtaatcccagcagctcaggaggctgaggcaggaggatcagagtttTGAagctaatctcagcaacttattgaggctgtaagcaacctatgagagcctgtctcaaaatataaaaaggctgggaatgtggcttagtggtcaagcgcccttgggttcaattcgtgGTACCAaaaaagtgggggtgggggtgaagaGTAGTTATCCAAACAAGACAGCAGAGATATGTATGTTATGTATGTGTTAAATTGCTCACATAATGAAACCACATCTGTTACAGCAGCTGCAATTGGAAACATCACCTGGTTAAGTGTATAATTCACTATCATTCTCCAAGATTCATCTTTCTTCTGTGCTGGCCAAAAAGAGCTAAATGGGGATGTGGTGGGAATCACCACACTTGTGTCTTTCAAGCCCTTAATCATGGCATAGTCTCTGCTGTCTCCCCAAGAATGAAgtactgtgttttttgttttttgttttaattgacagtagaatgcattttgacatattatacacaaatggaacacagtttctcattcctctggctgtacatggtgcagagtcactccagtagtgtaatcttacatacaaacagggtaataatgtccatctcattctaccatccttcccatccccacagtcTCACCCCCTGTCCcctctacacaaaccaaagttGCAGCATTGTTTTTGATTTACTATTTTCCTAGGCAGAGGCAGCTCTAATGGCTTCCTTTTGGCCTTTCCCACCATAGTAACCTTCTGTCCACAGGTTAGGAAGCCAAGGTAGGGCTTCTGTCAGCTGCTAAGCATATCTACTCCAATTACGCATTCTAGAACTTGGGGGAAATAACCACAGGGTGTGTTTGGGAACCACTGAACCATTTTGATATAGACCTGACTTCCATACCCCCCTATTCTAACTATAGATCACAGCAAGGCGGGTCTCCTGATATTAGTGTCAGTTCAGAACCCCAGGGCCCAGTAATCCTTGATGGGTTtgattcttctatttcttccatgCACAGTTACTCAGGTAAAAAGCTATAGGCCCTTTTGGGGAAAGTCAGAGGAAAGATTAGCAATATAAAATTCTGGCAGTGCCCTTGAAAGTCCTTTCAAGAAGACTCAGCCTCCCTTCTTTCAAGGGGTTCTGGGTCTATAAACTGGCTCAAGTCTGGGAATTGATAAAGGGCCATGTTTCTCTGTTTTTTATAATTCAGATTAGACTTTTGTTCACTTGACTTAGAACTTTTCTGCTTAcataaatcaagaaaaaaatttagtAGACTTTCTATCTAGCTAATGGAACAACTAGCTAATGGAATAAGTCTGTGTGAGTCAAAACTATTCCAATCACTGATTTGAGTCTGCTGTTCACTCTTATAACCACTCCTACATTGACTTTGGTGGTTGAATGCCACCACTTGGTTGACCCCTGCCACTCTAATATAAATCTCATTGTATAGAGTAGTTTTATCACCCACTTTTAGCTTAGTCTAATTCAGCATTTCTTGAGCACCTACTATTACAAGTTATTTATGAACAACTTAACATGAGAGCAAAGTATTACAAGAAAACCTatct harbors:
- the LOC143387217 gene encoding ubiquitin-conjugating enzyme E2 B; the encoded protein is MSTPARRRLMRDFKRLQEDPPVGVSGAPSENNIMQWNAVIFGPEGTPFEDGTFKLVIEFSEEYPNKPPTVRFLSKMFHPNVYADGSICLDILQNRWSPTYDVSSILTSIQSLLDEPNPNSPANSQAAQLYQENKREYEKRVSAIVEQSWNDS